One window from the genome of Halomicrobium zhouii encodes:
- a CDS encoding DNA-binding protein gives MSGEPNEEELDELRQKKMEQLREQQEGGGQDAEAQQAAQDRAEAQKKAVLRQHLTDDARQRLNTLKMSKPQVGEQVEQQMVALAQSGRVQGKIDDEKMKQLLEEMTPDSKSFDIRRR, from the coding sequence ATGAGTGGGGAACCCAACGAGGAAGAGCTCGACGAACTGCGCCAGAAGAAGATGGAACAGCTCCGGGAGCAACAGGAAGGCGGCGGTCAGGACGCCGAGGCCCAGCAGGCTGCCCAGGACCGGGCCGAGGCCCAGAAGAAGGCCGTCCTGCGCCAGCACCTCACCGACGACGCGCGCCAGCGGCTGAACACGCTGAAGATGTCCAAGCCCCAGGTCGGCGAGCAGGTCGAACAGCAGATGGTCGCTCTCGCCCAAAGTGGCCGCGTTCAGGGGAAGATCGACGACGAGAAGATGAAGCAGTTGCTCGAGGAGATGACGCCGGACTCGAAGAGCTTCGATATCCGGCGCCGGTAG
- a CDS encoding DUF7411 family protein: MDCGLLYSAGKDSTLAALLLDDFFDVTLVSGSFGIDEGVVENGRDAAGAVGLPFEPLTLGADVAEAAVERMVADGYPSGGIQLVHEHALERIADDGAFEAVADGTRRDDRAPTVDRPLAQSLEDRFGVEYVAPLAGFGRGAIDTLVEERLVVESGPSESVPKADYETELRGLMADEYGESVVDDVFPEHTQSRVVGLR, from the coding sequence ATGGACTGCGGGTTGCTGTACAGCGCCGGCAAGGACTCCACGCTCGCCGCGCTCCTGCTGGACGACTTCTTCGACGTCACGCTCGTGAGCGGGAGCTTCGGCATCGACGAGGGCGTGGTCGAGAACGGTCGCGACGCGGCCGGGGCGGTGGGGCTCCCCTTCGAGCCGCTGACTCTCGGCGCCGACGTCGCGGAGGCGGCCGTCGAACGGATGGTGGCGGACGGCTACCCGAGTGGGGGTATCCAGCTGGTCCACGAACACGCCCTGGAGCGGATCGCCGACGACGGAGCGTTCGAAGCCGTCGCGGACGGGACGCGCCGGGACGACCGGGCGCCGACGGTCGACCGCCCACTGGCCCAGAGCCTGGAAGACCGGTTCGGCGTGGAGTACGTTGCGCCGCTGGCCGGCTTCGGGCGCGGTGCCATCGACACGCTGGTCGAGGAACGGCTGGTCGTCGAGTCGGGCCCCAGCGAGTCGGTCCCCAAGGCCGACTACGAGACCGAGCTACGGGGGCTTATGGCCGACGAGTACGGGGAGAGCGTAGTCGACGATGTCTTCCCCGAGCACACGCAGTCCCGCGTCGTCGGCCTCCGGTGA
- the truA gene encoding tRNA pseudouridine(38-40) synthase TruA, translating into MRAYRVAYDGRPYYGFQRQPDVPTVEDVLFDALGRLGAVDGDEPPAYAGAGRTDAGVSALAQTVAFDAPEWLTPAAFNSELPADVRVWASADVSDSFHATHDALAREYLYHLYAPDADDALAGDAVAALAGEHDFHNLTPDERGTVRTLETDVERDGEFLIIRLRAGGFARHMVRRAVGLIREVVGGEATLARIQRVLSQESLSGPAGVPTASAAPLVLWDVAYDVEFALDPEAAASARSVFSERRVEHATNARVAGSILDGLD; encoded by the coding sequence ATGCGCGCCTATCGCGTCGCCTACGACGGCCGGCCCTACTACGGCTTCCAGCGCCAGCCGGACGTCCCGACAGTCGAGGACGTGCTGTTCGACGCGCTCGGTCGCCTCGGCGCCGTCGACGGCGACGAACCGCCGGCCTACGCCGGGGCGGGTCGGACCGACGCCGGCGTCTCGGCGCTGGCCCAGACCGTCGCCTTCGACGCCCCCGAGTGGCTCACGCCCGCGGCGTTCAACAGCGAACTCCCCGCCGACGTGCGCGTCTGGGCGAGTGCGGACGTCTCCGATTCCTTCCACGCGACCCACGACGCGCTCGCGCGCGAGTACCTGTATCACCTGTACGCGCCCGACGCCGACGACGCGCTGGCCGGCGACGCCGTAGCCGCCCTCGCCGGCGAGCACGACTTCCACAACCTGACGCCCGACGAGCGGGGCACCGTCCGGACGCTGGAGACCGACGTCGAGCGCGACGGGGAGTTCCTGATCATCCGACTCCGCGCCGGCGGGTTCGCGCGCCACATGGTCCGGCGAGCGGTCGGGCTGATTCGCGAGGTGGTCGGCGGCGAGGCGACACTGGCGCGGATCCAGCGAGTGCTCTCCCAGGAGTCACTCTCCGGACCGGCCGGCGTCCCGACCGCATCCGCCGCGCCGCTCGTGCTGTGGGACGTGGCCTACGACGTCGAGTTCGCGCTCGATCCGGAGGCCGCGGCGAGCGCTCGGTCGGTGTTCTCGGAACGCCGCGTCGAGCACGCGACGAACGCGCGCGTGGCCGGATCGATTCTCGACGGACTGGACTAG
- a CDS encoding GNAT family N-acetyltransferase: MAASPPTADESFPRPPLSFVDGDDRRIALEATDGDDAYEDLVAMYDDFADEDLSQGVPPRDEQRRHEWVEELLTNGVNVLARHEDSVVGHAVLVPFDDRSELAIFVHQNYQHAGIGSKLIRALLGEGEATDIDRVWLCVERSNDVAISLYRSVGFETTVDRMELEMELDLGDGSETEDGP, from the coding sequence ATGGCAGCCTCCCCACCGACGGCCGACGAGTCCTTCCCGCGTCCACCGCTGTCGTTCGTCGACGGCGACGACCGCCGGATCGCTCTCGAAGCGACCGACGGCGACGACGCGTACGAGGACCTCGTGGCGATGTACGACGACTTCGCCGACGAGGACCTCTCGCAGGGAGTCCCGCCCCGCGACGAGCAGCGCCGACACGAGTGGGTCGAGGAACTGCTGACCAACGGCGTGAACGTACTCGCCCGGCACGAGGACAGCGTCGTCGGTCACGCCGTCCTCGTTCCGTTCGACGACAGGTCGGAACTGGCCATCTTCGTCCACCAGAACTACCAGCACGCTGGCATCGGGTCGAAGCTCATCCGCGCGCTCCTTGGCGAGGGGGAAGCCACCGACATCGACCGCGTCTGGCTCTGCGTCGAGCGCTCGAACGACGTCGCAATCAGCCTCTACCGCTCCGTCGGGTTCGAGACGACGGTCGACCGGATGGAACTGGAGATGGAACTGGACCTGGGTGACGGCTCGGAGACCGAAGACGGACCGTAG
- a CDS encoding SDR family oxidoreductase — MNATLKPVADQVIVITGATSGIGLATARMAADRGARVVLAARSEDDLRELTEEIRRKGGDAEYVVADVRDREDVREIAAAAEDAYGGFDTWINVAGAFIYGRLDETPIEDMRDQFDTNVWGLLYGSLEAADHLKERGGAIINIGSVVSDQVMPLQGSYSASKHAVKGFTDALRMELDEEGAPVSVTLVKPAAIDTPYPEHAKNYMDREADLPPPLYAPEVAARAILDAAENPQRDVFVGGGGAGMSALGRAASRLMDKVMESTMFDQQKRDLPPRPNAENVVDEPVGGLEERGDQEGHVSETSLYNQAVQRGLLNKVGAIALGAVGLALYSRYVSKRNERRTEARREESTSFRKIPIEGTGSKTSEGSKSSINKIRRALRR, encoded by the coding sequence GTGAACGCGACCCTGAAACCGGTCGCGGACCAGGTGATCGTCATCACTGGCGCGACCTCCGGCATCGGGCTGGCGACCGCCCGGATGGCCGCCGACAGGGGCGCGCGCGTCGTCCTCGCCGCCCGAAGTGAGGACGACCTCCGGGAACTGACCGAGGAGATACGGCGCAAAGGCGGTGACGCAGAATACGTCGTCGCCGACGTGCGCGACCGCGAGGACGTCCGTGAAATCGCGGCGGCCGCGGAGGACGCCTACGGTGGCTTCGACACGTGGATCAACGTCGCGGGCGCGTTCATCTACGGGCGCCTCGACGAGACGCCGATCGAGGACATGCGCGACCAGTTCGACACGAACGTCTGGGGGCTGCTGTACGGCTCGCTGGAGGCCGCCGACCACCTGAAAGAGCGCGGCGGCGCGATAATCAACATCGGGAGCGTCGTCTCCGACCAGGTCATGCCGCTGCAGGGGAGCTACTCCGCCTCCAAGCACGCGGTCAAGGGGTTCACGGACGCTCTTCGGATGGAACTGGATGAGGAAGGCGCGCCCGTGTCGGTGACGCTCGTCAAGCCGGCGGCCATCGACACGCCGTATCCGGAACACGCCAAGAACTACATGGACCGGGAGGCGGACCTGCCGCCGCCGCTGTACGCGCCGGAGGTGGCGGCGCGGGCGATACTGGACGCCGCCGAGAACCCCCAGCGCGACGTGTTCGTCGGCGGCGGCGGGGCCGGCATGTCGGCGCTCGGTCGCGCCGCTTCGCGGCTCATGGACAAAGTGATGGAGTCGACGATGTTCGACCAGCAAAAGCGTGACCTGCCGCCCCGACCGAACGCAGAGAACGTCGTCGACGAACCGGTCGGCGGGCTCGAGGAGCGCGGCGACCAGGAGGGCCACGTCTCCGAGACGAGCCTCTACAACCAGGCCGTCCAGCGCGGCCTGTTGAACAAGGTTGGTGCCATTGCCCTCGGCGCCGTCGGCCTGGCGCTGTACTCGCGATACGTATCGAAACGGAACGAGCGACGGACGGAGGCGCGCCGCGAGGAATCGACGTCCTTCCGGAAGATTCCGATCGAGGGAACCGGATCCAAAACGAGTGAGGGCTCGAAGAGCTCGATAAACAAGATCCGTCGCGCACTCCGCCGCTGA
- the pan2 gene encoding proteasome-activating nucleotidase Pan2 translates to MSRSPSLPDRPRLDLDPEMTPDERLEALREHFVKLSTVHRELESQLEAARGRQADLTDDVDQLERENEMLKTSSLYIATAEEVTEDGVIVKQHGNNQEVLTEVAPSIRENLDAGDRVAINDSFSVKQILEAETDARAQAMEVTGSPEVTYEDIGGLEEQIREVREAVEEPLINADQFREVGIEPPSGVLLHGPPGTGKTMLAKAVANETDATFIKMAGSELVRKFIGEGSRLVRDLFELASEREPAVIFIDEIDAIAAKRTESKTSGDAEVQRTMMQLLSEMDGFDERGEIRIIAATNRFDMLDRAILRPGRFDRLIEVPNPEFDGRQRILEIHTQEMNLADDVDLAPIAQQTDGLSGAEIASVATEAGMFAIRDERTEVRKVDFDDALEKIEDEAEDGSLPVAFA, encoded by the coding sequence ATGTCGCGCAGCCCTTCGCTTCCCGACAGACCCCGGCTGGACCTGGACCCGGAAATGACCCCCGACGAGCGCCTCGAGGCGCTCCGGGAGCACTTCGTCAAGCTCTCGACGGTCCACCGTGAACTGGAATCGCAACTCGAGGCCGCCCGCGGCCGACAGGCCGACCTGACCGACGACGTCGACCAGCTCGAACGCGAAAACGAGATGCTCAAGACGTCGTCGCTGTACATCGCCACGGCCGAGGAGGTCACCGAGGACGGCGTGATCGTCAAACAGCACGGCAACAACCAGGAGGTACTGACCGAGGTCGCCCCCTCCATCCGCGAGAACCTCGACGCGGGCGACCGGGTCGCCATCAACGACTCCTTCAGCGTCAAGCAGATCCTCGAAGCCGAGACGGACGCCCGCGCTCAGGCGATGGAGGTCACCGGCTCGCCCGAAGTCACCTACGAGGACATCGGCGGTCTCGAAGAGCAGATCCGCGAGGTCCGCGAGGCCGTCGAGGAGCCGCTGATCAACGCCGACCAGTTCCGCGAGGTCGGCATCGAGCCGCCGAGCGGCGTCCTGCTCCACGGGCCGCCGGGGACTGGCAAGACGATGCTCGCGAAGGCCGTCGCCAACGAGACCGACGCCACCTTCATCAAGATGGCCGGCTCCGAGCTCGTGCGGAAGTTCATCGGCGAGGGGTCGCGACTGGTGCGGGACCTGTTCGAACTCGCCTCCGAGCGTGAACCGGCCGTCATCTTCATCGACGAGATCGACGCCATCGCCGCCAAGCGGACCGAATCGAAGACCTCCGGCGACGCCGAGGTCCAGCGGACGATGATGCAACTGCTCTCCGAGATGGACGGCTTCGACGAGCGCGGTGAAATCAGGATCATCGCCGCCACCAACCGCTTCGACATGCTCGACCGGGCCATTTTGCGGCCCGGTCGCTTCGACCGGCTCATCGAGGTGCCCAATCCGGAGTTCGACGGCCGCCAGCGCATCCTGGAGATCCACACCCAGGAGATGAACCTCGCTGACGACGTGGACCTGGCCCCGATCGCCCAGCAGACCGACGGCCTCTCGGGGGCCGAAATCGCCTCCGTCGCCACGGAGGCGGGGATGTTCGCCATCCGCGACGAGCGCACCGAGGTCCGAAAGGTCGACTTCGACGACGCGCTCGAGAAGATCGAAGACGAGGCGGAGGACGGCAGCCTCCCGGTCGCGTTCGCCTGA
- a CDS encoding outer membrane protein assembly factor BamB family protein, whose product MSKHPRSRRTVLQALGVVGSGALGLGALTSASRGSGETESDSATTDPSGWGSYQFDPANTGYNPGGAGLADPMYSWRTELDRDASGPVVGSECVFTVQAGATVTALDRDTGAVSWAETVDGEIDRNRDETALALANGTLVAALGNCVYAFDATDGTVKWSHHLDAELSTPTVADGIAFFAMANGAFLAFDVATGDERWRFADDVGSISMANDSRKAPAVAPDGSAVYFTDGEFLYSLDPAAGTERWRVTASPYAAPVAADAVYVTAHDAVRAFSPADGTLVWERTFEENVDTAPVLADGRLFVQHYPRGVRALDAGTGETLWTVDLAIADRRTTLVADGDHLYVPLQSVVENGAGVLDEVAALDPADGTERWRFSRRYIDTVGSEPVRTVSAGDALYAVVDDDDVYRIDERPDGVRWRAEVGDEPDRVAVAGDGVVYAASTSGDDGALAALEPATGAIRWEVNDDDLVGRPVANDEFCFHTSLSLLARDPADGSVAWRASIPGEARTGLRLHDGTLYFGWGDEGGAIYAVDAADGSEQWAVGAGRCAPSIDVGGSTPAVAGDVVVAEVDDGMHGYDAADGSERWSVDQRVYALAGGSDHAVASWRSAVRAVDQEGTTVWTRDLSNNVTGLEVIADAGSDGVVVARTVGSPASHYRALSLADGSPLWEFSADQGPISMPTTSDGTAYAATAGGRLHGFDPETGDIRQSYDAYHGLHDRPAVVDGTVAAPSDEGFVYGFETL is encoded by the coding sequence ATGTCGAAGCATCCTCGCTCGCGACGGACGGTCCTCCAGGCGCTCGGCGTCGTCGGTTCGGGCGCGCTCGGTCTCGGCGCCCTCACGAGCGCGTCCCGCGGTTCCGGCGAAACGGAGTCCGACTCCGCGACGACTGATCCCTCCGGCTGGGGTTCGTACCAGTTCGACCCCGCGAACACGGGATACAATCCCGGCGGGGCCGGGCTGGCAGACCCGATGTACTCCTGGCGAACCGAACTCGACCGGGACGCGAGCGGCCCCGTCGTCGGTAGCGAGTGCGTGTTCACGGTTCAGGCTGGGGCGACGGTCACGGCGCTGGACCGCGACACCGGTGCCGTCAGCTGGGCCGAGACGGTCGACGGCGAGATCGACCGCAACAGGGACGAAACTGCTCTCGCGCTGGCTAACGGGACGCTCGTCGCGGCCCTCGGGAACTGCGTGTACGCGTTCGACGCGACCGACGGCACGGTCAAGTGGTCACACCACCTCGACGCGGAACTGTCGACGCCGACGGTCGCCGACGGAATCGCTTTCTTCGCGATGGCGAACGGGGCGTTCCTGGCGTTCGACGTGGCGACCGGCGACGAGCGGTGGCGCTTCGCGGACGACGTCGGGTCGATATCGATGGCGAACGATTCGCGGAAGGCTCCCGCGGTCGCCCCGGACGGGTCGGCCGTCTACTTCACCGACGGCGAGTTCCTGTACTCGCTCGACCCGGCCGCCGGCACCGAACGCTGGCGTGTCACCGCGTCGCCGTACGCGGCCCCCGTCGCCGCGGACGCCGTCTACGTGACCGCCCACGACGCGGTCCGCGCGTTTTCGCCCGCCGATGGCACTCTCGTCTGGGAGCGAACGTTCGAGGAGAACGTCGACACGGCACCAGTCCTCGCGGACGGTCGCCTGTTCGTCCAGCACTACCCCCGGGGCGTTCGCGCGCTCGACGCGGGCACGGGAGAGACGCTGTGGACGGTCGATCTGGCGATCGCCGACCGACGTACCACGCTCGTCGCCGACGGCGACCACCTGTACGTGCCGCTGCAGTCGGTCGTGGAGAACGGGGCGGGCGTCCTCGACGAGGTCGCGGCCCTCGACCCGGCCGACGGGACCGAACGCTGGCGCTTCTCCCGTCGCTACATCGACACCGTCGGTTCGGAACCGGTCCGCACCGTATCGGCGGGAGACGCCCTGTACGCCGTCGTCGACGACGACGACGTCTACCGGATCGACGAGCGCCCGGACGGGGTCCGCTGGCGAGCCGAAGTCGGCGACGAACCGGACCGGGTGGCCGTCGCGGGGGACGGCGTCGTCTACGCCGCCTCGACATCGGGCGACGACGGCGCCCTGGCCGCGCTCGAACCCGCGACGGGCGCGATCCGCTGGGAGGTCAATGACGACGACCTCGTCGGCCGGCCGGTCGCGAACGACGAGTTCTGCTTTCACACGTCGTTATCCCTCCTCGCCCGCGATCCGGCGGACGGCTCGGTCGCCTGGCGCGCGAGCATCCCTGGCGAGGCGCGGACCGGTCTCCGCCTGCACGACGGAACTCTCTACTTCGGCTGGGGTGACGAGGGCGGCGCGATCTACGCCGTCGACGCCGCCGACGGGAGCGAGCAGTGGGCCGTCGGTGCCGGCCGTTGTGCGCCATCTATCGACGTCGGGGGTTCGACGCCCGCCGTCGCCGGCGACGTGGTGGTCGCCGAGGTCGACGACGGCATGCACGGGTACGACGCCGCCGACGGCTCCGAACGCTGGTCGGTGGACCAGCGGGTGTACGCGCTCGCCGGCGGATCGGACCACGCGGTCGCGTCCTGGCGGAGCGCCGTGCGGGCCGTCGACCAGGAGGGGACGACGGTGTGGACGCGCGATCTGTCGAACAACGTCACGGGACTCGAAGTGATCGCTGACGCGGGATCGGATGGCGTCGTGGTCGCCCGGACCGTCGGGTCCCCGGCGAGCCACTACCGGGCCCTGTCGCTGGCCGACGGCTCGCCGCTGTGGGAGTTCTCGGCCGACCAGGGCCCCATCTCGATGCCGACGACTTCGGACGGCACGGCGTACGCGGCGACGGCAGGCGGTCGCCTCCACGGGTTCGACCCGGAAACCGGCGATATCCGGCAGTCCTACGACGCGTACCACGGCCTCCACGACAGGCCGGCCGTCGTCGACGGCACCGTCGCGGCCCCCAGCGACGAGGGGTTCGTCTACGGGTTCGAGACGCTGTAG
- the pepF gene encoding oligoendopeptidase F, giving the protein MSSVPERSEIAEEHKWDLESLFADDEAWEAAYEDAEELVADLERYEGRATDDAATLLETLETYEELMRTVADVASYARMRKDEDTTRDRYQALTARSQSLSSDASSAASFLEPALQELTWDDVEAMIDEEPALAEYEHYFDDVLRMKEHTRSAEVETLLAELSEVTGAPGEVYNMLANADMEFPTVEDSDGEPQPITLNNFTTLQKNPDREFRQRVYEAFYDEWGTVRNAVGAAYKNSVKTDVKMAQARDYDTAREAALDGPNVPVEVYDNLVETVNDNLDKLHRHAELKRDAIGADELRMWDLYVPVVQEESPDVEYEQACEYVVDAMAPLGEAYQDRVADGLESRWVDVYETANKQSGAYSGGTYDSQPFILMNYQDDVESMYTLAHELGHSLHSEYTSEHQPYVYSGYEIFVAEVASTVNETLLTHHLLETVEDDRLRKHVLNEYLERFRSTLYRQTMFAEFEHRAHEMDEAGEPLTPDRLDDLYRDLKGTYYEPAAVDDRIAREWMRIPHFYRAFYVYQYATGISAAVALVDGILEEGEPAAERYVDFLSNGSREYPLELLQGAGVDMASPEPVERAVSTYGDYLDELSALV; this is encoded by the coding sequence ATGAGTTCGGTGCCCGAACGCTCGGAGATCGCGGAGGAGCACAAGTGGGATCTCGAGTCCCTGTTCGCCGACGACGAGGCCTGGGAGGCGGCCTACGAGGACGCCGAGGAACTCGTCGCGGACCTGGAGCGCTACGAGGGGCGGGCGACCGACGACGCCGCCACGCTCCTCGAGACGCTGGAGACCTACGAAGAGCTGATGCGGACCGTCGCCGACGTCGCCTCCTACGCTCGGATGCGCAAGGACGAGGACACGACGCGGGACAGGTACCAGGCCCTGACGGCTCGCTCGCAGTCACTCTCGTCGGATGCGTCGAGCGCGGCGAGCTTCCTCGAACCGGCCCTCCAGGAGCTGACGTGGGACGACGTCGAGGCGATGATTGACGAGGAGCCCGCCCTCGCCGAGTACGAGCACTATTTCGACGACGTGCTCCGGATGAAAGAACACACCCGCTCGGCCGAGGTGGAGACCCTGCTGGCGGAACTGAGCGAGGTCACGGGCGCGCCCGGCGAGGTGTACAACATGCTCGCCAACGCGGACATGGAGTTCCCCACCGTGGAGGACTCCGACGGCGAGCCCCAGCCGATCACCCTCAACAACTTTACGACGCTCCAGAAGAACCCGGACCGGGAGTTCCGCCAGCGGGTGTACGAGGCGTTCTACGACGAGTGGGGGACGGTACGGAACGCGGTCGGCGCCGCGTACAAGAACAGCGTGAAGACGGACGTGAAGATGGCGCAGGCGCGTGACTACGACACCGCGCGCGAGGCCGCACTCGACGGGCCGAACGTCCCCGTCGAGGTGTACGACAACCTCGTCGAGACGGTCAACGACAACCTCGACAAGTTGCATCGTCACGCCGAGCTGAAGCGGGACGCCATCGGCGCGGACGAGCTGCGGATGTGGGACCTCTACGTCCCGGTCGTCCAGGAGGAGTCCCCCGACGTCGAGTACGAGCAGGCCTGCGAGTACGTCGTCGACGCCATGGCGCCGCTGGGCGAGGCCTACCAGGACCGCGTCGCCGACGGGCTCGAGTCGCGCTGGGTCGACGTCTACGAGACGGCCAACAAGCAGTCCGGCGCGTACTCCGGCGGTACGTACGACTCCCAGCCGTTCATCCTGATGAACTACCAGGACGACGTCGAGTCGATGTACACGCTGGCCCACGAACTGGGCCACTCGCTGCACTCGGAGTACACCAGCGAGCACCAGCCCTACGTCTACTCGGGCTACGAGATATTCGTGGCCGAGGTCGCCTCGACGGTCAACGAGACGCTGCTGACCCACCACCTGCTGGAGACGGTCGAGGACGACCGCCTCCGCAAGCACGTCCTCAACGAGTACCTCGAACGGTTCCGCTCGACGCTCTATCGCCAGACGATGTTCGCCGAGTTCGAACACCGCGCCCACGAGATGGACGAGGCGGGCGAACCGCTGACGCCGGACCGGCTCGACGACCTCTACCGCGACCTCAAGGGCACGTATTACGAACCGGCCGCCGTCGACGACCGTATCGCCCGCGAGTGGATGCGCATCCCGCACTTCTACCGCGCGTTCTACGTCTACCAGTACGCGACCGGTATCTCCGCCGCGGTCGCGCTCGTGGATGGTATCTTAGAGGAGGGCGAGCCCGCCGCCGAGCGCTACGTCGACTTCCTCTCGAACGGCTCCAGGGAGTACCCGCTCGAACTCCTGCAGGGCGCCGGCGTCGACATGGCCTCGCCCGAACCGGTCGAGCGCGCGGTGTCGACGTACGGCGACTACCTGGACGAACTGTCAGCGCTAGTCTGA
- the hisS gene encoding histidine--tRNA ligase, with translation MYDRIKGFRDFYPEEMAAHREVIDTVEETARNYGFREIATPAMEPTEMYVDKSGEEIVEELYSFEDKGGRDVALTPELTPTVARMVVAKQQELPKPIKWFSTRPFWRYEEPQQGRFREFYQTNIDVFGSSDPSADAEVMAVAVDVLTDLGLTSDDFDFRVSHRDILSGLLESFEADVDVQDAIRAVDKRAKIDEEEYMDLLTDAGLNYGQADNFDEMLHTDADELGTLAEMTGSDDVAAAVENLEAVLSAAEDFGVREYCTVSLTTARGLDYYTGVVFECFDSTGEVSRSVFGGGRYDDLIEGFGGQPTPAVGFAPGVMNSTLPLLLQRAGVWPAEELSTDYYLLQVGDTRSVAARIARDLRESGHVVETDVAGRSFGAQMGYADSINAETVVIVGEQDLENDEVTVKDMESGDQTTAPVDEFPGDRERPTYDDFA, from the coding sequence ATGTACGACCGGATCAAGGGGTTTCGCGACTTCTATCCCGAGGAGATGGCCGCCCACAGGGAGGTCATCGACACCGTCGAGGAGACGGCCCGGAACTACGGGTTCCGGGAGATAGCCACGCCGGCGATGGAGCCGACGGAGATGTACGTCGACAAGTCTGGTGAGGAGATCGTCGAGGAACTGTACAGCTTCGAGGACAAGGGTGGTCGCGACGTGGCGCTGACCCCCGAACTCACGCCGACCGTCGCGCGCATGGTCGTTGCCAAGCAACAGGAACTCCCCAAGCCGATCAAGTGGTTCTCGACGCGCCCGTTCTGGCGCTACGAGGAGCCCCAGCAGGGCCGATTCCGGGAGTTCTACCAGACCAACATCGACGTCTTCGGCTCCAGCGACCCGTCGGCCGACGCCGAGGTCATGGCCGTCGCCGTGGACGTGCTCACGGACCTGGGGCTGACGAGCGACGACTTCGACTTCCGGGTCTCCCACCGCGACATCCTCTCTGGCCTCCTCGAATCGTTCGAGGCGGACGTCGACGTCCAGGACGCCATCCGGGCCGTCGACAAGCGCGCCAAGATCGACGAGGAGGAGTACATGGACCTGCTCACCGACGCGGGCCTGAACTACGGCCAGGCGGACAACTTCGACGAGATGCTCCACACCGACGCGGACGAACTCGGGACGCTGGCGGAGATGACCGGATCCGACGACGTCGCGGCCGCGGTCGAGAACCTGGAGGCCGTGCTCTCGGCCGCCGAGGACTTCGGCGTGCGCGAGTACTGCACGGTGTCGCTGACGACGGCCCGCGGGCTGGACTACTACACAGGCGTCGTCTTCGAGTGCTTCGACTCCACTGGCGAGGTCTCCCGTTCCGTCTTCGGCGGCGGGCGATACGACGACCTCATCGAGGGGTTCGGTGGCCAGCCCACGCCGGCGGTCGGGTTCGCGCCGGGCGTGATGAACTCCACGCTCCCGCTACTCCTCCAGCGCGCCGGCGTCTGGCCCGCAGAGGAACTGTCGACGGACTACTACCTCCTCCAGGTCGGCGACACCCGCTCCGTCGCCGCCCGCATCGCCCGCGACCTGCGCGAGTCGGGCCACGTCGTCGAGACGGACGTTGCCGGCCGGAGCTTCGGCGCCCAGATGGGCTACGCCGACTCCATCAACGCCGAGACGGTCGTCATCGTCGGCGAACAGGACCTGGAGAACGACGAGGTGACGGTCAAGGACATGGAATCGGGCGACCAGACGACCGCACCGGTCGACGAGTTCCCCGGCGACCGCGAGCGGCCGACCTACGACGACTTCGCCTGA
- a CDS encoding SHOCT domain-containing protein: MERTRLLAWLIVTTFALGVLAGFGAGVPRLMGGIFFTGFFLVVPLVAVLGDSLSIVADSDGAGIWRRMGREFSKGRNLVDDDQVDPGPTDPVAELRSEYVSGEIGEPEFEQQLERLLAKEDIDAETDEGDRPLEVE; this comes from the coding sequence ATGGAGCGTACTCGGTTACTCGCGTGGCTAATCGTCACGACGTTCGCACTGGGGGTGCTCGCCGGTTTCGGTGCGGGCGTTCCCCGCCTCATGGGCGGTATCTTCTTCACGGGGTTCTTTCTCGTCGTGCCGCTCGTCGCAGTCCTGGGTGATTCGCTGTCGATCGTCGCTGACAGCGACGGAGCCGGCATCTGGCGACGGATGGGACGGGAGTTCTCGAAGGGACGGAATCTCGTAGACGATGATCAGGTCGACCCCGGACCGACGGACCCGGTCGCGGAACTTCGTTCGGAGTACGTGTCCGGCGAAATCGGCGAACCGGAATTCGAGCAACAGCTGGAGCGGCTACTCGCGAAGGAAGACATCGACGCGGAAACGGACGAGGGAGATCGCCCCCTCGAAGTCGAGTAA